ttgcagtagtcatacctttaactataacacgaaacccatcgtgaacgcttcccaaccaagtctcctacttgaaggggtctttgatagaatcctttaccttagggccgactcctaagatagacttcacacgaacaaagagcacacaccggcaacggctagagagctagcggatattcaattttccctaaacaccttctttaagcactatgaaattctatactaaattcttacaaataacaagcctagagccatctatttataggcttacacaAAATCAGACCCTGGCGAGTTGGCGTCCTGACaaaagttagcctcgtccgaacggtcttctgcgaccacCTTTCCataatagcgcaattcttcccataataggaccacgtccggacagcttggccaagcgtctggacggtcttcaaatccagaatattctggaacactgggtagtgtccggacgtgttgccgcgtcgtccgaacgtcttgcataaacttcccaaacagtgtcaactAAAATCTAACTCTATGTAGAActtggagtagcttgaccttgcgtccggacgatattgcTTTGACGTCCAGATGTCTTCAACaccgaagcttctagacactgtagggcgtccggacgccttcaaaggcctgtccgaacgattgcacaggaaccagttgatctgacttggaaattgcatggaatcttcatgaacatcttctagaaacttgtgactagTAACATGGCTTGAAACGACCATTGctcatataacttgaagactctgaataaaatagataaacctatttaaaatgcaaccgttacataaagtgtttttgtgaACCAGAATGTTgctaacataaaatactaacaacaatAATGCAGTTAATGACCACTTACAGAACATAAATTAGTTAATCAATACTTTACGAGATACTTTGCATTTGGCTCAGAACTGAATGAAAACACAGGCAAATAAGTACAGAACTGAAAGAGAGTTTCAAATAGGGGACTGGTTTTACCTGCGCCTTTAGCCCTATAGGCAGAAAACTGTGGCTATGCGGAAGAACATTAAGTTGTCTCCAAGATTCTTTGGTCCTTTCAAGATTTTGCAGCGTATTGGTTGGACTTTCCCTTTGAAGCTCGGATACACCCAGTCTTTCACGTTTCTTGCTTGAAATAGAAAGTGGGTCAGCATATCAATCCTCTTTCTACTCTTCCCCCAGTTGATGCAAATGGGGAGATTCAACTAGAGCCGGAACAAATTGTAGAGCACCGGGTTGTCAAGAAGCATGGCCGATCTTTCATGGAGGTGTTGATTAAGTGGCGAGGGGCTCCTTTGGAGGAAAATACTTGGGAAGGCTACTGGAAACTTTGTGAGTTATATCcccaccttgtgggcaaggtgatGTGAAGGGGAGGGGATTGTAATGGGGGAGCTTTGGATGACAAATGAAGAGGAAGGCATTCGAAAGTTCAAGGAAGAAAGACCTAGAGATCTACGGAAGTGTGTCTTGTCATCTGGCGAGTGTTGGGCTCGAGATGAGCTGGATGAAACATGTTGGGTTTGAACTGCCATTGACGGTTGATGAGTTTATTGTAATTCTATCATTCTTTCAGTTGTAAGCGTGTAGGCTACTCTGTTAGTAGTTTGGGCCAAGTTGTAAGAGTTAGTTCTGGGTTGTTCGATTGGGTTGTTAGCGGTTGAGAATGCAAGCCACTATATAAACCAAGCCCAGGAGTTCTTCTAGGCAATACTGATGAATATTGTAAACAGTTCTTGAGTTTAAGCTTTCTCTAATAAAGCGTGGAGGTCTTGGAACCGTTGAAGGTCCAGCTTGcctttcttcttccatttctaCTCTCTTCCATAATTCTATCATTTCTTTACATTTAGCATTACAGAATATAAACAGAAAATATAAGTACATTACAATATTCTTACTGAGAAATATTGATGAATTTACACAGGGTTTTCTGCAGCTATTGCCTATTAAAGGACATTCTGATCTGATGCGCTTAAGCTTATTATCACATTATTCTATATTAACAGGGTTTAACTTCTAGTTTGCATTTTCGAAGGGGAAGATTTCAGTCACTTATTAGGCTGCTAGCTTCAAATAGAGCACAACTGTGAGACTTCATCTCATAAACAGCCAATCCTGCCATCTGCTCAAGAACGGGTTCACCATTGGTTGAGAAAAACCCTGGGAATGGGAGAGCCGTGTCAACCAATCTGCACCATGACATCCCGTCTGGAGGTTGGGGTAGAATAACATTCTCTGAACGATCAGCTGCATTGAaagcaataaataaatcacCCCTTAGATGTGAAGATTCAGAGCTCAAGGGGCTCTCCACTTTGTCAGCCTTCAATGTCATGGCCAGGAATTTGCAGGATGGGTCTTCCCATCTAGGTGGAGACTGCTCATTTCCATGCCAGtcaatattttcttctttccagAAGCTTCTCTTCTGAAGTAGGTCACCTCTCCTCATTCTAAATGAACTCAAAAATGAGACGAATTGCGTGGTTTGAATGGCAAAACCCGTCCTTAGAGCATTCCAATCAAACGGCTGTCTGTCGGTATATGAAGGGGAACCGCCAGAAGTTTGGCCACATTCATCTCCCATGTTAAGAACAGGAACACCCACTGAAACAAACAATACAAAGAGAAAATTTCGGATTTGTTTAAGCCGTCTTTGAAGGACAGCGGTGTTACTCGTAGGTCCTTCTTCCCCGCAATTCCAACTTAACTGTGAAGCTAATGTATCATTACTGAAGCTGACTAAGTCCACAAGAGAGAGTCCAAAATTTCTGGCaacaaaattgaaagagaatgatgggCCTCGGCCATCTGAAAAGATGTCTCCACTCCCACAAAGCCGTGTCGCAAGGTCACTAAGAAGACCCTCACCCCTCCAAAAGTTTCTCACATCattacaaaattttgtattcatTTCTGCCCATCTCTTCCAATGAGGAAAACGAGTTTCATTGGGTAGCATGTCATGTGGATCCCAGCAATCTGCAATGATCTTAGTCTTTGAGAGTAGTGGGTCAAAAGTTATTGCTTCAACCAGAGGAGGTCGAGACAAGTACTCTCCATGAAACCCTCTCAACAGAGATGAAGCATTTATGAAACAAAATCCATCGACATGAAACTCAGTCACCCAATGTCGAAGACTATCCAAAATCATTTGTTGCACGATAGGATAATTACAACTCAAAGAATTTGTTGCTCCCAAATCTGCAACTCCATTCACACGATAATAGGACAAATCATCAATTCCTTGCAGTGTTCCTTCAGCAGCAGTATGAGTGAAAACAACTTCCAACAAAACCTCTATCCCATTGGCATGCAATTTTTTCACCATCTCTTTCATTGAGTTGATAGCAGATACAGATCCACCAGAAGGCCCATATAGGTTCATGGGCGAAAAGAAATGACAAGGAAAATATGGTCCCTTTTGATCATCGAATGAGAAAATTGGCTCCAGTAAAATGGCATTCAAGCCAAGATCTTTAAAATGCTGCAACTTCTCTGTCAAACCAGAGAAGGTCCCTGCTACATCGGTAGGTAGCTGACTAGACTCGTGCTGagtaaagtgtctcacattCAACCGATAAATCACTAGCTTTTCCATTGGCAAGTCAGGATGAACATCATCACCCCAGTCAAAAGCAGGTTCCTTGCATAATCTTCCAAGATACTTCAGAGGCAACTTAGATCCATCACTACTAGGAATAGAATTCCCAATGATCTTAGCATATGGATCCAGAAGAATTTTCCCTGCGTCAAATTTATCTTTGTTTCTCTGAAGAAGGGGCCCTTTGCATCGATAACCATAGCTCACAAACGTCCACGCACTTTCAAATGAGGCATGCCAGACATCACCTGATCGATTGATGTATGGATCTAGATCAAGCTCTAAAGTGGGTTTATTGGCTGTTGTGTCATCATACAAACATAAAACCACACTTTCTGCATTTCTTGTAAAAATTGCAAAGTTCATGGAACCATCAGGTGAAAAGGTGAGACCCAAAGGAGAAGGATAACCTCTGTTAAAACCAACTGGCACACAAAAGTTCGTCTTTCTATGACTTCTAATTTCAATTTCTGAGCTACTCGGATCAGAATCTAATGAAGGTTTTAATAGAAATGAAAGATAGAAGGGAAATTGTTTTGCTTCAAACTCCAACTCAAGTACAAACCTGCCAGAAGCTGTATGCTTGAATGGGGTTTCACTGGCGGTGGTTCTACTATCTGGCGCTGAACTTCGAACATCCAGAGGCATGAAAGATGATGAATCAGCTCTATACATACCCCAACTCAATACCAGTCTATCATAACTGCTATGTAGTTGCAAGGATGGAAGTTCAATATACACGGCATATTTGACGTTTTTCTTTCTAACAGAAACTTTCACCTGACCACCAACTTCTGTCCAAAATACGTAAGTTGATGCCTTTTCCAGATCTTCAGCTTCAGTAATTGTAGTGACTTTCTCTTCAGTTTCCTCAATAAGAACTCGTGATGTAGCATAAACTTTTGAATCAAGACGCTGGTAAGAAGTTTTTACGACAGTCTGGGCAATTTCTCCACAAACAAGCTTTCTCTCCAAATTCATTTTTTCGAAGCCATATCTGATTTGGTTTCTACATATATAATGACAGGCTGGTGACAGTTTAGAAGATTCACTGGTTCCACACTTTAGACAGCGGGCCCTAATTGTAGGTGATGGTGGAAGAGTTGCCATCTATTGTCCCAAATGCATATAATCCCAAAACAGAACAGGATAAGATGTTCACAAGTGACGAGGAGACTGTCCTCCTAAATTTGAAACATTTTTCTGTTCAAAATAGTAAGAAATTAGTTTATTATAGTGGCCAACTTCCACAATAGCATGTTATAGCAACAAACACACTAAAGAAATCATGTTTGACTTGAATGACTTAAACTGCAGAACCAAACTTAATCAATATCGTTGGAGAAAAAGAGCCTGACTAGAAAGCCTAAATTAAATGCACTTCACATATAGTTAAAGCGAAACACAAGTTGGTAGAATAGTATCAATTGATCACCAAGATCATTAGAATCGTTTCCAAAATATGTACAGACAAGATATTGATTTTCCTAAGATGTAATTATGCAAAATAATCATTCACAACAATTTATAGACTCATTTTAACTcctaacataaaaacacaaaataatcattttaaatTCCACGTAAAATGAAATTAACTGATTCAATGTCCACAAGATGTCCTAACACCATCAGAAACTGATGAGAAAAAACATTTCATTTTACCAAGAATTGGGCCATCATCAGATTTCTGAGGCTAGACAAGTATAGAGAGTACAAAAGAATCCAAACTAAAATATAATGCacgaaaaattaaattgaaccATCCCGGCATAGcttcaaccaaacaaaagaaaaataaaatctgaataCGTGTAATTGAACTAAAATCTCACTTCAAGAACTTAAGGAAGGATCCATGGAAATCAAATAGCTGAAGTAACTTCCCAAGATATGATAATTTGAATTCTGTAGAAAaaataggaagagaaaaaaaagaggcaacCATTGAGAATGACCAAAGGATGTTTGACTGattataaatagaaaatatgataATACAATCTTTAACGAGTTCATCAAcatccaagaaaaaaaagagaagctcGTAAACACTAAAATTGAACTATACCCaattgaaatatgaaaaaaaataaatcagatAAAAGCTAGAGCACAGAACAAATACTTCAAATCGTCAAAACAATGATACCCAGAAGCCCAAAACCAAAACTTTAGCACAAACAAAGTGAGAGTGGCAATGAAACTTACACCATCGGGTTTTCTCAGCCGAAATTTTTCATTGGATAATagggggagagagggagagagagagagagagaaagagagagagaataaaagtTGAGAGGAAGACAAATAATGCAGGGACAGATTGTGATGTCACCGCAGTACCGCACAACGCAGCTAAGCTGATAGATATGGAAGAACATGGAAGTGCCACTGTTCGTTAATCGTACTTCGCTTTACTTATGAGAAACCACAGATTGCTCAATCCTCACCGTTAGATCTTGAGACTTTGAGAaggaacaatttttcttttggttcGATTATCGGAGTTCCTGTTTAATAGATACACTTTATTCCCATGGGGTcacatttttagaaatttttacatttattattgttatataAATATACTATATTCATTGAGCTTTTGATTGTCTTCGAGGGGCAGCTCAATCGGTTGAGAACTGGCCACGCCTAATGAAGCAGAtgttactagttcgaattctctctctccttcttgtgtggatatgaaaaaaaaaaaaaaatgcttttgaTCATTCatgattaaaatataatttatcctttttctttaataattcaTACTTACAATAACTTTACTATAATGCTTATATTAAGGTGATGATGTTGTCTAGATTTTGTTTGCTATTTATGATGCAAATAAAAGTGTGTCAATTTTGACATATGATGTTTAAATGcccaaaagaaagagaatgtAATCCTCATTTAAATGACGCTTCAGTGGCAAGTATTGCttgtttttgatatttttgagaattgttttcttcccctccccccccccccccccccccccctttctttGGGTGGGGGAGGGTTTGTTTTTTGTCGGAAACTAATATGTGAAAGGAAATTGATAGTCCTCTTGCATGGTTTATTCTGGTGAACTTGATTGATGTCACATGAAGATTGGACTCCCATCAATTGTTTCTCAAGAAACGCAATGGTAAGTGACATTGATCAAAGATCCCAGGATCAAATATTTAGTAGACTTGTAGTTAGGGGGTGGTAATTCATGTTTGTCGAATTCAAATCATGTTGAAGCATATGTTTAAGAtcatatatgttaattataattcgacccatttaattaaacgggccATACCTTTAACCCTAACTCACTAATTTCATATTGGGTTTGTGTTAAGTTTgcgggtcgtgtaaaaaattgttaactcTAAATGTCTCGTCTCGtgacatgagtataagactatatatgttaactctaatctgacctatttaattaaacgggttagatCTCTTAACCCTAACCCTCTAATTTCATGTTCAGTAGGCGGGTTGTGTAAAAACTTACCCGCCCTGCTTCTAGCTTCGAATATtcccaaattttaattaaaaaaagaaaaagaaaaaagagaaggaaatgtAATCTCATCACTTTATGAGCATCCATGAGGGAAGAATATTAGAATCATTGTGCATCTACATGAGTCAACATGACTTGTAGGAAAACAAAGAATCAACATTGGGAGTGGAATGACTACATGAAATCCTTCCTATCATCTCAAAACACCAGCTTCAGGACTGACATCAGAACCATGTTTACTACCATGCTGAGAATTCCTCTTTGTAGGAACAAGTGGATTGTTCTCTTCCTCATCGACGGCTACTAGTCTGTCCAACTCATCGCCCTTGAAGACTGGGTGTATGTAAGCATCCTGAAGATAGGCTTTCAGGTTCAGGTTTGGTTCAGTTGCCCGTTCAAGTGTATCCTTCACCATTGCATCCTGTCATCAAATGTCatataaaatcttttaaaaGAATTATGACCAAGGAAAAACAATAACAAGAGTCGGCTTCCTGTCCATTGTTCCCCAGTAGCTCATAATATGGTGGTTGGCTGTTTTAACTTGTTTATCAGCTTCACTTTAGGGAAGCTTTCTAAGGACACCATTGGCAACCCCCATCTGGTGTATTAGGCTAAATGGCATTCAAAAGAAATCGGGAAAATTGCTAAATTGGTTCCTAGTAGTTGTTGTTTGACCTTATAACAAATAAATCTATGTGATTTCAAAATGAACTTGTAAATCCTTGTATAGTATGCCTTTGAAACAAAATGATCCCTCTATATGAATTCCGGTCATTTTTCCGACataatatttatgaaattacaaattaaaaaaaaaagaaaaaaaaggaaaaaaaagaataaaaattggTTTGGGGTTGGGATGGTTGGCCACCCGCAGAGGTCTATTCTGAGGGTGGTCTAACCTCGCTAAAAAGCCAtttggggtggttcagccaccctctCTGGTCAATTTTAGAAGTGACCAAACCATCCCCCATAATCATCTAGGGCGGCCACCTTAGAGGCTAGTTTTAAGGGTGATAGAACCACCCCAAAggcttttgggggtggtttagCCATACCTTCTCATCGATTATAGGGATGTGTGAAACTACTCTCATGGATATAGGGGTGGTTCAGACACCACATCGGTTGGTtcggggtggccgaccaccttCAGAACCAAACCATAACTTAGGGTTGTTCGGCGCCCCCcatcgatcgattttaagagTGGTTGAACCACTTCCATACCAAACTGGCCGAATCACCCTCAAAAGGCTCTTAGAGGTTGTTGACCACCACCAGAACTGGCTAGagagggtggccggccaccccaaaggGCCTATGGGGGTGGATCGGTCACCCCTAAaccaatttttatatatatatatatatatttttttttttcataaagacCTCGTcataaaaataactgaaatttgaATATTGGGATCATTTTTTTACGGAAGCACACCACATGGATTTACAAGTTCATTTTGAAACCACATGGATTTATTTGTTATAAGGTCTGTCTACATGGACGAATTTAGCAATTTTCCCTAAGAAATATAACGAGTTTGGAACTCAGGCTACTCCTATTTAGTCTTGAATTGAAATACGAAGAATGTGATATGTGAATATAGGTGCTCCTATGTAGAATGTTGAGTTTTATGTCCATGTCTCTTGATGTTTAAGTTTTTTTGAGTTGGGTTAATTTGTGACGGTTATACCAAGTGAGATTGTCTAAGAAGCTGTATAGCATAAATACTCTTGTGCTTAAGAATTTGTGTTTTATGTCAGTAGTGTATGGAGTCTTTTAAGGGTAGGAGGTCGAACCATGTGGCAATCTTCCATATGTACTCGGTGTTATCAAATGAAGTGGAGAAGTTTGGAATCAAAACCAGTTAGTAGGAGGATTGGGCTTTCCCTCAATGCAAGTATATTTTCCATAACAGGTCCTAACAAGAAAAGGCATataagaaaattcctgctttgATCTTAGTCTCCATTTTAATCAAAATCAGAAGTAAGGATTGTCCTTTATGCAAAGACAATAACTCAAAGAAACCAGAATGAAGCTGCTCCACAACCGCAGGATATGTCAGTGATATCgtcaaaaactcaaaaaaggtttatttttgCCATACTCTTATGATTTCACTATTCTCATAAAGATGAAGACAAATGCTCAATGCAACTCAGGCCATTATAACATAATTTTTGCAAAATACATAACATATAAAACAGTCATACTTAAATGTGTTTGCACTAACCTGTAATGGAAATTTTACAAAAGCAGATTCGAAACGTCCCTTGCAGAATTTATGAAACCAGATTGTCATAATTGGTTGTGCAATGAGCCATGGTGTTGTTGATTTATCAGCACCTGTCGCACTTAACAATCCCATATGGATAATTTGAGCTATAATCAAGCCAATAAGTATGCGAAGATGCACATCTGGCCAAAATGCTGCCCCACTTTCATATTTCTGGTCATACACATTGATAATCTTGcagaaaggacaaaaaaaaagaaaaaaaaaggccatGAGACCATTGGATAATGAGGTTTCCACAATCTGAAAATTGAAGggtaaaaattatgaatactAAAGTAAATTCATGGCATTGAACAAAGCTCAACCTTCTGACTGTAATTTAAGTGGTGATAACACAGGAAATTTACGTCCTTGAATTTTTACGAACAAAACATTAGATGTCCTAAAAGAACAGGCATATTACATGATACCCGTAGTAGTATAAGGAAAATAGCTGGAGAACAAATTCCATCATAATTTCAGGCATGAAGGTGGTGAAGACGAGTTGAGGCTTAGTAGGAACATGTTACAGCTAAGTTGTCAGCTATGTGTATCACAGAGTTATAGGTGCACCTATCATTCCACCCACACATAGGGAGCCACAGCATTTTCTATAAAAGTAGTGATAAAACTCATAATAGAAAAAAGCATTATTCTATTAGGTAGTGTCATTGGTGAAAAGATGACTAAACTAATAGAAATTTATGTTATAGCTCGTGCCAGCAAGAGATGCATGTCAGTAGCCAGGGGTTAAGTGAAACCAACATAAATTCTTGACAGTGAACTATTCACATTAGCTATCAATACACATTCATTTGATTCATTATCTCTTTGCATTTCTCCACAGACCACCTCCTACTTATGTCTTTATACACACATGTTAAAACATTTGATGATAGCCAATTATAGTCATTGATGTACCTGATGACGGAAGACCATAAAGGAAAAAGCAAAGAAGGCAACTATGAAAGGAAGAAGTACGGGTGTGACTACTGAATACACAAGCCCCAGCAAGAAATAAAACTGTATCCGAGGTTCAGATGTAGCAAAGTCCAAGCAACCAGGATCCATTGCCTGCTCCCTATCTTGATCAGTCTTAACCAAGAATGTGTTCTTTATGTGGAACATAACTAATGGAACCAATCTGAGGATCTCTGCAGCAATTCCAGACCAGCCATCAACCATTATATATGTGATGAAGAACGTTGCTTTCATTGGGATGGACATACCAATGGTTTTGGGGAAACTGCAAGAGCAGCAGAATCTTCGACCTTAGATTCTCTAGGAGTCCAGTAGGAAAATATGTAATGATATGGAATAAGACAAGAAACACCAGAAAGAAGCCCAGCGCTTCAAAATGCAAGTATAATGTACTAGTATTCTAAGTTAaaattttgttgtaattaacccATCATATCATAAATATCTCCAGAGATTAATATTGTGAAGGCAAACATTCTCTGCAGTTtacacagaaaaaaaaagaagtaaagattTCAAAAAACATAGATATAAAATCTCAGCGCAAATAAATCATCTTAAAGTTACTAGTCTTGAATTTAGAACCATGGAAAAGTACATTGATAACTTCATATATAACCTTGAATTTAAGCATATGAGTTCAAGGTACAGAAAGATTAGTTTCTCTGAAAAAGTTGCACATGGAGACTGAGGTTTGAGGAACTTCTTTACAAAAAATGTTGATCTCAGCTATGCTCCATTCAGATTTTGtgtacccaatttttttttttttttaatattctctGTTTTACTGTTAAGCTAACTGGAAAGAGTAACATATACTTGATATTAGACCATCTTTACAAGGGAGCAACATACTCTCCTGTGGGTGCCTCAATAAACTGCTTAAGCTGCTGAAGCGCTGTTCCAGCAATAACGCTTCCAAGAAACACATTAACAAGTATGAATAGATGAAATTTTGAAGCTGATCTCTTCTCCAAGGATGAGAGCGATATAAAACCTTCTATTTTGGACATAGTCATAAGAATTGTTGGAAGTAATATAAGAAATATCTTTAATGCAATGCCGGGGAGAAATCCTTGGATAAAAGACTTGACAACATCCCTGCAACAAAGATTTCAAACATTTGAAGCTTTAGCTTATTTTCAATACCCACCATCTGAAAGTTTGAAATGGCTTTTCCACTTAATAATAACGTGATAAGAGGAAGGTAAAAGACACTGtacattttttgaaataattcagCGTACAACTAAGGATAAACAGTATAGACATTGCAATCACTAGATTATATGCACTTTCTCCTTGTTAATTTTCTGCTTCATTCTTATTCTTATATTAAGGAAGCCAGTTCAAACAAGTGCCAGGGCATGAATTTGCCAACACTGTTAACTTTGCAGCTGCGGTATACTTcctaatattaatataattctAATATTATGACTCTTTAGCTTGGTAAACTAACAATGTTTAATGATACAACTCAGAGAAAATACCACCATAAAAGCTACTAGGTTCAGATTGCAGTATAGCATCTAAATACCTTGCTTCAGTTAATTCAAGAATAAAATCGATTTGACATACTGAAATAATGGATTAAATAGTAGAATAAAAAGGCACTTACTTTTCTATTAGTGGCTTCAAGAAAGGAAGAACCTTCTCAATGCCGTCAATGTTGGCCAGAGATTGAACAAACGCCATTGGTATCATGTAGAAAAAAGTAAGGAAAAATAGAGCTACAGCCATGAGCAATCTTCGAATAGTGAGTTCGACATATGGAATTGCAAGATTGTCCCAATAGACATCACGTGGCTCTGGAGCCCATTCGGTCAACCATATTGTAGGGTTACTTGATTGCTGAGTTTGAGCACAGACTGCTGCTCCCCATCGGGTTTTGAATGAAACGAATGCTGCAGGAACTATAGCCTCGGAATCACTAATTACCCTATCTCTTTCTGCATCTTCCTGGATGAAGTAACGTTATTAAACATCTAGAGTAGACAAAAGAAGACACTATTACCAATTAGTTTCttgctttaaaaagaaaaaaaaaaaattgagaggcATTATTATGAGCAATGCATTGGCTTAAATCCACGATAATATAATACTTAATCATAGAACATGCTATAATATCACTATATCTGAATAAAATGTCCGGGGTATTAAGAAGGCATTATATAACCTGAGGAAGTCTTACTCTTccattaaagaaaaactaaaaacttaaaCCTGCATTAACAGGGACAGTATTCCAACATTCTTAACCCCCTATCCCTCCCCCCCACCATAacaaagaagagaaataaagtAGTTGCAAACTAATAAGCACCTAATTTTCATTACAGACAGAACAGTTTATAATAAGGGTAAATGTATGATAAATCCCTGAGTCAACACACGATTTGAAATCACTCccttactttttaaaaatcaactttcACTCCTTAAGTTTTTCGCAGAATTAAAATAACTCATTCCATGACTTTTCCTTCGAAATTTTTGACATTCGTTAGTGCCACGtcaccttaaaataatatatttttagtgttttattaattaaaataaaacacaatggagcaattaaaaaagaaaagaaaagaagagtcAATGCGCTTGACAAGATCTCCTTCTTTAATAGCAGTATCACTAAGACAAGATCCCAGGTTTCATTCTTTTGAAGAGCATCGCTGTTTTTCTAGCATAGCTCCTTTTCAATTCTCATCAGATTTGGCTATATAGTAAGAAAAGAGTTAGCTGCCCGTGGAAGATTTTTATATGAGGGTTCAGATCAATGTTTGTGGTTGGCCTTCTAGAAGCTTCAGAGACAGAAGCGACTAGTCGCTTCCCGAATGCCTCTTTGCTTTAGTATAGTCTAGTATTTCCAATGCCTCCTAAACATTGCAATCCATAGGACACATGAACTGCCTATAGTCCTATCAAATCATTAGAATTGTTCTCATAAACTGGTAAGGAATG
Above is a genomic segment from Alnus glutinosa chromosome 12, dhAlnGlut1.1, whole genome shotgun sequence containing:
- the LOC133883085 gene encoding CSC1-like protein At4g02900 isoform X2 encodes the protein MATLEDISVSAAINSLSAVAFLVAFAMLRLQPINDRVYFPKWYLKGIRGSPIRYGPLSRFVNLDFRTYIRFLNWMPAALRMPEPELIDHAGLDSAVYIRIYLLGLKIFIPITILALVVLVPVNWTGKTLELKQFKNLTFSNIDKLSISNVPTGSKRFWAHLLMSYVFSFWTCYVLYKEYKIIATMRLEFLASQNRHPDQFTVLVRNVPPDPDEPVSEHIEHFFCVNHPDHYLTHQVVYNAVKLAKLVAKKKSFQNWLVYYQNKYERNLLKKPTTKTGFWGLWGSRVDAIDYYTAEIGRLNEEVNAERDRVISDSEAIVPAAFVSFKTRWGAAVCAQTQQSSNPTIWLTEWAPEPRDVYWDNLAIPYVELTIRRLLMAVALFFLTFFYMIPMAFVQSLANIDGIEKVLPFLKPLIEKDVVKSFIQGFLPGIALKIFLILLPTILMTMSKIEGFISLSSLEKRSASKFHLFILVNVFLGSVIAGTALQQLKQFIEAPTGDFPKTIGMSIPMKATFFITYIMVDGWSGIAAEILRLVPLVMFHIKNTFLVKTDQDREQAMDPGCLDFATSEPRIQFYFLLGLVYSVVTPVLLPFIVAFFAFSFMVFRHQIINVYDQKYESGAAFWPDVHLRILIGLIIAQIIHMGLLSATGADKSTTPWLIAQPIMTIWFHKFCKGRFESAFVKFPLQDAMVKDTLERATEPNLNLKAYLQDAYIHPVFKGDELDRLVAVDEEENNPLVPTKRNSQHGSKHGSDVSPEAGVLR
- the LOC133883085 gene encoding CSC1-like protein At4g02900 isoform X3, which translates into the protein MATLEDISVSAAINSLSAVAFLVAFAMLRLQPINDRVYFPKWYLKGIRGSPIRYGPLSRFVNLDFRTYIRFLNWMPAALRMPEPELIDHAGLDSAVYIRIYLLGLKIFIPITILALVVLVPVNWTGKTLELKQFKNLTFSNIDKLSISNVPTGSKRFWAHLLMSYVFSFWTCYVLYKEYKIIATMRLEFLASQNRHPDQFTVLVRNVPPDPDEPVSEHIEHFFCVNHPDHYLTHQVVYNAVKLAKLVAKKKSFQNWLVYYQNKYERNLLKKPTTKTGFWGLWGSRVDAIDYYTAEIGRLNEEVNAERDRVISDSEAIVPAAFVSFKTRWGAAVCAQTQQSSNPTIWLTEWAPEPRDVYWDNLAIPYVELTIRRLLMAVALFFLTFFYMIPMAFVQSLANIDGIEKVLPFLKPLIEKDVVKSFIQGFLPGIALKIFLILLPTILMTMSKIEGFISLSSLEKRSASKFHLFILVNVFLGSVIAGTALQQLKQFIEAPTGDFPKTIGMSIPMKATFFITYIMVDGWSGIAAEILRLVPLVMFHIKNTFLVKTDQDREQAMDPGCLDFATSEPRIQFYFLLGLVYSVVTPVLLPFIVAFFAFSFMVFRHQKYESGAAFWPDVHLRILIGLIIAQIIHMGLLSATGADKSTTPWLIAQPIMTIWFHKFCKGRFESAFVKFPLQDAMVKDTLERATEPNLNLKAYLQDAYIHPVFKGDELDRLVAVDEEENNPLVPTKRNSQHGSKHGSDVSPEAGVLR
- the LOC133883085 gene encoding CSC1-like protein At4g02900 isoform X1 is translated as MATLEDISVSAAINSLSAVAFLVAFAMLRLQPINDRVYFPKWYLKGIRGSPIRYGPLSRFVNLDFRTYIRFLNWMPAALRMPEPELIDHAGLDSAVYIRIYLLGLKIFIPITILALVVLVPVNWTGKTLELKQFKNLTFSNIDKLSISNVPTGSKRFWAHLLMSYVFSFWTCYVLYKEYKIIATMRLEFLASQNRHPDQFTVLVRNVPPDPDEPVSEHIEHFFCVNHPDHYLTHQVVYNAVKLAKLVAKKKSFQNWLVYYQNKYERNLLKKPTTKTGFWGLWGSRVDAIDYYTAEIGRLNEEEDAERDRVISDSEAIVPAAFVSFKTRWGAAVCAQTQQSSNPTIWLTEWAPEPRDVYWDNLAIPYVELTIRRLLMAVALFFLTFFYMIPMAFVQSLANIDGIEKVLPFLKPLIEKDVVKSFIQGFLPGIALKIFLILLPTILMTMSKIEGFISLSSLEKRSASKFHLFILVNVFLGSVIAGTALQQLKQFIEAPTGDFPKTIGMSIPMKATFFITYIMVDGWSGIAAEILRLVPLVMFHIKNTFLVKTDQDREQAMDPGCLDFATSEPRIQFYFLLGLVYSVVTPVLLPFIVAFFAFSFMVFRHQIINVYDQKYESGAAFWPDVHLRILIGLIIAQIIHMGLLSATGADKSTTPWLIAQPIMTIWFHKFCKGRFESAFVKFPLQDAMVKDTLERATEPNLNLKAYLQDAYIHPVFKGDELDRLVAVDEEENNPLVPTKRNSQHGSKHGSDVSPEAGVLR